The Candidatus Binataceae bacterium genome includes a region encoding these proteins:
- a CDS encoding aromatic-ring-hydroxylating dioxygenase subunit beta yields the protein MTKDDSGAGEPYRYVNDALYERLTALESTWKNPAEPPARELEQACERLIKREARLLDDGEFERWLELFSRECIYWIPVRRGNDPRREITGEFHDRRRLRDRVARLRTGSAYSQIPPTRTCHLLSNLEIFTSRTDELAARANFVIQTYRLGVHRALAGWFGYLFVAEQGVWKIALKQINLLDCDEGQENNSFFL from the coding sequence GTGACGAAGGACGACTCCGGCGCGGGCGAGCCGTATCGCTACGTCAACGACGCGCTCTACGAGCGGCTGACGGCGCTCGAAAGCACGTGGAAGAATCCCGCAGAGCCGCCGGCGCGCGAACTAGAGCAGGCGTGCGAACGGCTGATCAAACGCGAGGCGCGGCTGCTCGACGACGGCGAGTTCGAGCGCTGGCTCGAACTGTTCAGCCGCGAGTGCATCTACTGGATACCGGTCAGACGCGGCAACGATCCGCGGCGCGAGATTACGGGAGAATTTCACGATCGCCGCCGGCTGCGGGATCGCGTCGCGCGGCTGCGCACCGGCAGCGCCTACTCGCAAATCCCGCCGACCCGCACCTGTCATCTGCTGAGCAATCTGGAAATTTTCACGAGCCGCACCGACGAACTCGCGGCGCGGGCGAATTTCGTGATTCAAACCTATCGCCTGGGCGTTCATCGCGCGCTCGCGGGTTGGTTCGGATACCTGTTCGTGGCGGAGCAGGGCGTCTGGAAAATCGCGCTGAAGCAAATCAACCTGCTCGATTGCGACGAGGGCCAGGAGAACAATTCCTTTTTTCTGTGA
- a CDS encoding glutamine synthetase family protein has translation MAESDEVRPSGLSRPGFIERHGLWTAAQSERARGLRDTIERDGISSVRVVFADQHGIARGKTLTAPNFLSALERGHGIVSTLFAFDTSNHVVFPVFTGQGGLPLGAAGGSGDLLMVPDPETFRVLPWVPATAWVSADLYLPGGAPVTIAPRYIFRRALEEARGKGFGSMAGLEVEFYVMKLDDPRLRLEQSGQPAEPPQVSLLTHGFQHLAEQKIDEMQPILEMLRENLEALGLPIRSLETEWGPSQLEVTFEPETGLAPADDMLLFKSAVKQICRRHGCHATFMCWPALQNVYASGWHLHQSLYSLATGENAFAAPDESQLLSAAGRNFIGGLLHHAAASCVFSNPTVNGYKRLRPNSLAPYLANWATENRGAMIRVIGSPTDPGTHLENRIGEPSANPYLYLASNLIAGMDGIERALDPGLPTTDPYADTGRAVLPRSLMDAVSALKSSTLFRERMGNEFIDYIVAIKEFEIARFLAYVTDWEHREYFEMF, from the coding sequence TTGGCTGAATCGGATGAAGTCAGGCCCTCGGGCCTATCGCGCCCGGGATTCATCGAGCGCCACGGACTTTGGACGGCGGCGCAAAGCGAGCGGGCGCGCGGCCTGCGCGACACGATCGAGCGCGACGGCATAAGTTCGGTGCGCGTGGTGTTTGCCGACCAGCACGGAATCGCACGCGGCAAAACGCTGACCGCGCCGAACTTTCTCTCGGCGCTCGAGCGCGGCCACGGCATCGTCAGCACGTTGTTCGCCTTCGACACTTCCAACCACGTCGTGTTCCCCGTATTCACCGGCCAGGGCGGCCTGCCGCTCGGCGCAGCCGGCGGTTCGGGCGACCTCCTGATGGTTCCCGACCCGGAGACCTTCCGCGTGTTGCCGTGGGTCCCGGCTACGGCGTGGGTTTCGGCCGATCTGTATCTGCCCGGTGGCGCGCCGGTCACGATCGCGCCGCGCTACATCTTTCGCCGCGCGCTGGAAGAAGCGCGGGGCAAAGGCTTCGGCTCGATGGCGGGCCTGGAAGTCGAGTTCTACGTGATGAAGCTCGACGATCCGCGTCTAAGGCTCGAGCAATCCGGTCAGCCTGCGGAGCCGCCGCAAGTGAGCCTGCTGACGCATGGCTTTCAGCACCTGGCCGAGCAGAAGATCGATGAGATGCAGCCGATCCTCGAGATGTTGCGCGAAAATCTGGAGGCGCTTGGACTTCCGATCCGCAGCCTTGAGACCGAATGGGGCCCCAGCCAGTTGGAGGTGACGTTCGAGCCCGAAACCGGACTCGCGCCGGCCGACGATATGTTGCTGTTCAAGAGCGCGGTGAAGCAGATATGCCGGCGCCACGGATGTCACGCGACGTTCATGTGCTGGCCCGCGCTGCAGAATGTTTACGCAAGCGGCTGGCACCTGCATCAGTCGCTCTACTCGCTGGCGACCGGCGAGAACGCGTTCGCGGCGCCCGATGAGTCGCAGTTGCTGTCCGCAGCCGGGCGCAATTTCATCGGCGGCCTGCTGCATCATGCGGCAGCAAGTTGCGTATTCAGTAACCCGACCGTCAACGGCTACAAGCGCTTGCGCCCCAATTCGCTCGCGCCCTACCTGGCGAATTGGGCGACCGAAAATCGCGGTGCGATGATCCGCGTAATCGGCAGCCCGACCGATCCCGGCACCCACCTCGAGAACCGCATCGGCGAGCCGTCCGCCAATCCCTACTTGTACCTCGCGTCAAATTTGATCGCCGGGATGGACGGGATCGAGAGGGCGCTCGACCCCGGGCTGCCGACCACCGATCCCTACGCAGACACAGGCCGCGCGGTACTTCCGCGATCGCTGATGGATGCGGTGAGTGCGCTCAAGAGCAGCACGCTCTTCCGCGAAAGGATGGGCAACGAGTTCATCGACTACATCGTTGCAATCAAGGAATTCGAGATTGCGCGTTTTCTCGCGTACGTGACCGACTGGGAGCATCGCGAGTACTTCGAGATGTTCTGA